From Estrella lausannensis, one genomic window encodes:
- a CDS encoding AAA family ATPase has product MTTSLPSEHESIVEIQGVQIALGFPDVFQFEWIGQQDVLDQLLAAWYVVDKSDIPLNPRLIGKPGVGKTTLAYAAAKKLGRDVYIYQCTMDTRPEDLLITPVIGKEGSIRYVASSLVTAMIRGGVCILDEANRMSEKSWASLAALLDTRRYIESIIAGLKVTAHEDFRIAVTMNDDASTYEIPEYIHSRLQPQIYLDFPEAEEEKRILKENLPFVPEHILEYVVTFLQRAHAKNENYTVRDGINIARYAAKRIRCLEHKRVDLESLLRQAVIMTLGDEALPYLS; this is encoded by the coding sequence ATGACCACCTCCCTGCCCTCCGAACACGAAAGCATCGTCGAGATCCAGGGAGTGCAGATCGCGCTCGGGTTCCCTGACGTGTTTCAATTCGAGTGGATCGGGCAGCAGGATGTGCTCGATCAGCTGCTCGCGGCATGGTACGTGGTCGATAAAAGCGATATCCCCCTCAATCCACGTCTGATCGGTAAACCGGGTGTCGGAAAAACAACTCTCGCCTATGCTGCCGCAAAAAAACTGGGACGGGACGTCTACATCTACCAGTGCACGATGGATACAAGGCCGGAAGACCTTTTGATCACTCCGGTCATCGGTAAAGAAGGGAGTATCCGGTATGTAGCCTCAAGCCTTGTCACCGCCATGATCAGAGGGGGGGTGTGCATCCTGGATGAGGCGAACCGCATGAGCGAAAAATCGTGGGCATCCTTAGCGGCGCTCCTGGACACAAGGCGTTATATCGAATCGATTATCGCCGGGCTTAAAGTGACCGCTCACGAAGATTTTAGGATTGCCGTCACCATGAACGACGACGCCTCGACCTATGAGATCCCCGAATACATCCACAGCCGGCTTCAGCCGCAGATCTATCTCGATTTCCCTGAGGCAGAAGAGGAAAAACGCATCTTAAAGGAAAATCTGCCTTTTGTGCCCGAGCACATCCTTGAATACGTCGTTACCTTCCTGCAACGGGCGCACGCAAAAAACGAAAACTACACCGTGCGCGACGGGATCAATATCGCCCGCTACGCAGCCAAGCGGATCCGCTGCCTTGAACACAAAAGAGTGGACTTAGAGTCGCTACTGAGGCAGGCTGTCATCATGACTCTTGGCGACGAAGCACTACCCTACCTATCCTAA
- the rpe gene encoding ribulose-phosphate 3-epimerase, translating to MGTKGHIKICPSILAGDFGKIYDEAKRIEDSGADRLHVDVMDGHFVPNLTIGPQVVAAINRGTNMFLDVHLMMYNAFDYVERFVEAGADRITFHFESTEDVEDTLSFIRKCNVEAGLAFCPETSETFVPKYLNKCDMILLMTVHPGFGGQKFMPEVLDKIRFVRDALTKLDIRQGGVTADKNNPATLKLPPFPIQVDGGINRETAKECLLAGATEFVAGTYLMGAKDMASEIAFLKSL from the coding sequence ATGGGGACTAAAGGGCATATCAAAATCTGTCCTTCGATCCTGGCCGGAGATTTCGGCAAGATCTATGACGAGGCAAAAAGGATTGAGGATTCAGGCGCTGACAGGCTGCATGTGGATGTCATGGATGGGCATTTCGTCCCTAACCTTACAATCGGGCCTCAAGTCGTCGCTGCAATCAACCGCGGCACGAACATGTTCCTTGATGTGCATCTCATGATGTACAACGCGTTTGACTATGTCGAACGCTTTGTCGAGGCGGGCGCAGACAGGATCACTTTTCATTTCGAATCGACCGAAGATGTGGAAGATACGCTAAGCTTTATCCGCAAATGCAACGTCGAGGCCGGTTTGGCATTTTGTCCAGAAACCTCAGAAACATTTGTTCCTAAATATTTGAACAAGTGTGACATGATCCTGTTGATGACCGTGCATCCCGGCTTTGGCGGGCAAAAATTCATGCCAGAGGTGCTTGATAAGATTCGTTTTGTCCGCGACGCGCTGACAAAACTGGATATTCGCCAGGGAGGCGTTACAGCCGACAAAAACAATCCCGCTACTTTAAAACTTCCTCCGTTCCCCATCCAAGTTGATGGAGGAATTAACCGGGAGACGGCTAAGGAGTGCCTGCTTGCGGGTGCTACGGAATTTGTCGCGGGCACCTACCTGATGGGGGCGAAGGATATGGCTTCGGAAATAGCTTTCCTTAAAAGTTTGTAA
- a CDS encoding elongation factor P translates to MVLSNQVTPGMIISINHKLYRVETSVKVTVPKGTPFIKTKLRDLSSNKTLEKNFKINQHIDDVALIERPISYLYMEGKDYLFLDTKNLDQVLVPAQIVGDAIHFLKEGVELKASYFGDTVFAVELPQFLEIMVSKIEGDEENPVISGGGKVAILETGAKIDVPPFIEVGDIIKVDTKTGEYVQRV, encoded by the coding sequence ATGGTTTTAAGTAATCAAGTAACGCCGGGGATGATCATTTCGATCAATCACAAGCTTTATCGCGTCGAGACGAGCGTTAAAGTGACCGTCCCTAAAGGAACTCCGTTCATCAAAACGAAGTTACGCGATCTCTCCTCCAACAAGACGCTGGAAAAGAATTTTAAAATCAATCAGCACATCGACGACGTGGCGCTCATCGAGCGTCCTATCTCCTACCTCTATATGGAAGGTAAGGATTATCTTTTCCTGGACACCAAAAATTTAGACCAGGTGCTCGTGCCGGCGCAGATCGTGGGTGATGCGATCCATTTTCTTAAAGAAGGGGTCGAGCTTAAGGCCTCCTACTTTGGAGACACAGTGTTCGCTGTCGAGCTGCCGCAGTTTTTGGAGATCATGGTCTCTAAAATTGAGGGGGATGAGGAAAATCCGGTCATTTCGGGCGGCGGCAAAGTCGCTATCTTGGAGACCGGCGCAAAAATCGATGTTCCACCCTTTATTGAAGTAGGGGACATCATAAAAGTTGATACAAAGACAGGCGAATACGTACAAAGGGTATAA
- the accB gene encoding acetyl-CoA carboxylase biotin carboxyl carrier protein, with amino-acid sequence MDLKQIKELMSAMEKTGTQRLRIKEEGYELMLERHDMRAKEESASIPEYFKPEYRDDRFFQRTDAAFFKAGGAPIHQSVAHSRAEMSNNQDGGTIVSEEMKAKKGEVIKSPMVGTFYMAPSPDDPPFVKIGDIVSADTVLCIIEAMKVMNEIKAGVKGRLVEVLVENNQPVEFGTPLFRVESKE; translated from the coding sequence GTGGATTTAAAACAGATCAAAGAGTTGATGAGCGCGATGGAGAAAACCGGAACTCAGCGCCTGCGCATCAAGGAAGAGGGATATGAGCTGATGCTGGAGAGGCATGACATGCGAGCCAAAGAGGAGAGCGCTTCCATCCCTGAATATTTCAAGCCCGAATATCGTGACGATCGCTTTTTTCAAAGGACAGATGCGGCCTTCTTCAAGGCGGGAGGAGCCCCGATTCATCAGAGCGTAGCGCACAGCAGAGCGGAAATGAGCAATAATCAAGACGGGGGAACTATTGTGAGCGAAGAGATGAAGGCGAAAAAAGGAGAGGTGATCAAATCGCCGATGGTTGGAACGTTTTACATGGCTCCATCACCGGACGATCCTCCTTTCGTGAAAATTGGCGATATCGTCAGCGCGGATACAGTTCTTTGCATTATTGAAGCGATGAAAGTCATGAATGAGATCAAAGCCGGAGTGAAGGGCAGGCTCGTGGAAGTGTTGGTAGAAAATAACCAGCCGGTGGAGTTTGGCACCCCTCTTTTCCGTGTCGAAAGCAAAGAGTAG
- the accC gene encoding acetyl-CoA carboxylase biotin carboxylase subunit, with protein MQKVLIANRGEIAVRVIRACHDLGLQTIAVYSEADSEALHVLHADEAICIGEPPSQKSYLKIPNILSACEITGADAIHPGYGFLSENHSFASICESCGLEFIGPSAKAIQLLGDKARAKETAAKANCPIIPGSDGVVEDMEKAIREVEKIGFPVFIKATAGGGGKGIRISHSMEEFKKHFAAARAEAEVSFGNPNVYLEKMIVNPRHIEVQVLGDKFGNVVHIGIRDCTIQRRRQKLIEETPCPILSKEKIEEIGEAAVRVVREAGYYSAGTVEFLLDSEGRYYFMEVNTRIQVEHTVSEELADIDLIEQQIRVARGEPLPFTQKDITFSGHVIQFRINAEDPSHHFMPSPGKLEYYLPPGGPHVRVDSACYSGYVIPPNYDSMVAKLIVKGRTREEAIARAKRALREFHVGGIKTTIPFHLYMLEDPNFLRMNYDLNYIDKLIADGCRFTLD; from the coding sequence ATGCAAAAGGTACTTATTGCCAATCGCGGCGAGATCGCTGTCAGGGTCATCAGGGCCTGCCATGATCTTGGGCTGCAGACCATCGCGGTATACTCTGAGGCTGACAGTGAGGCATTGCATGTGCTGCACGCTGACGAGGCAATCTGCATCGGAGAACCTCCCTCGCAGAAATCCTATCTGAAAATTCCCAATATCCTCTCCGCCTGCGAGATTACGGGAGCCGACGCAATCCATCCCGGTTATGGATTTTTAAGCGAAAATCACAGCTTTGCGTCCATTTGCGAAAGTTGCGGACTTGAGTTCATCGGTCCTTCGGCCAAGGCAATCCAGCTTCTGGGTGATAAGGCACGAGCCAAAGAGACGGCTGCGAAGGCCAATTGTCCAATCATCCCCGGTTCTGACGGCGTTGTGGAGGATATGGAAAAGGCGATCAGAGAGGTCGAAAAGATCGGATTTCCCGTTTTCATCAAAGCGACCGCCGGTGGCGGTGGCAAGGGGATCCGCATTTCGCACTCGATGGAAGAGTTTAAGAAGCATTTTGCCGCTGCCAGGGCGGAGGCTGAAGTCAGCTTTGGCAATCCCAATGTCTACCTGGAAAAAATGATTGTAAACCCTCGCCACATCGAAGTGCAGGTTTTAGGCGACAAGTTCGGCAACGTCGTTCATATCGGGATTCGAGACTGCACCATCCAGAGGCGCAGACAGAAACTCATTGAAGAAACTCCATGCCCTATTCTCAGTAAGGAAAAAATTGAAGAGATCGGCGAGGCAGCTGTACGGGTTGTCAGAGAGGCCGGTTACTACTCTGCCGGCACTGTTGAGTTTTTATTAGACAGCGAGGGCCGCTACTACTTCATGGAGGTGAACACCAGGATCCAGGTGGAGCACACGGTTTCCGAGGAGCTTGCCGATATCGATCTTATCGAGCAGCAGATCCGGGTAGCCAGGGGCGAGCCGCTTCCTTTCACGCAAAAGGATATCACCTTCTCGGGCCATGTGATCCAGTTCCGCATCAACGCGGAAGATCCATCCCACCACTTCATGCCATCTCCAGGAAAGCTGGAGTATTACCTCCCGCCGGGCGGACCCCATGTCAGGGTGGACAGCGCCTGTTACTCGGGTTATGTGATACCGCCCAACTACGACTCTATGGTCGCCAAGCTAATCGTCAAGGGACGTACCCGGGAGGAGGCGATCGCGAGGGCCAAAAGGGCGCTCCGCGAGTTCCACGTCGGAGGCATCAAGACGACTATCCCTTTTCATCTCTACATGCTGGAAGACCCCAATTTCTTGCGGATGAACTACGATCTCAACTATATCGATAAACTGATCGCCGACGGGTGCCGGTTCACCCTCGACTAG
- a CDS encoding cell envelope integrity protein TolA, translating to MKSLTWHIAYCAALMTTFAGQIKAEETESTKEEVAETGREERKTKALSFLGSLKIRGAEGEEKQEAEHVEVGNRSLSHAEWVKGQEAKEKIATARKNRAEGKEGVEKRSLESVEPSEEAVEDVTNAEIIAKPTYYTSHQGAMHRPIAVTVLGDIVTLEDGSEWIVKYSHRYKTLDWLASDSILVLPNHAWFSSYYFRLVNQMTGADIEVNLLKGPIYNGVYTHWIIAIDYLNCELCLEDGSIWRISSGDYSTMKKWLVNDTIILGINDSWLSSKPNILLNVNMLNYVSGICENGF from the coding sequence ATGAAAAGCTTGACATGGCACATCGCTTATTGCGCAGCTTTAATGACAACGTTTGCCGGACAAATCAAAGCTGAAGAAACCGAATCGACAAAAGAAGAAGTTGCTGAGACTGGTCGCGAAGAAAGAAAGACGAAAGCACTTTCATTCCTCGGCTCTCTGAAGATCAGAGGGGCAGAAGGCGAAGAGAAACAGGAAGCGGAACACGTTGAAGTGGGTAACCGTTCTTTAAGCCATGCCGAATGGGTAAAGGGCCAGGAAGCGAAAGAGAAAATTGCGACAGCGAGAAAAAATCGCGCTGAGGGCAAAGAGGGTGTTGAAAAACGTTCGCTCGAATCGGTAGAGCCAAGCGAAGAAGCTGTGGAAGATGTCACAAATGCAGAGATCATCGCTAAGCCCACTTATTACACATCCCACCAAGGTGCTATGCACCGCCCCATCGCTGTCACAGTTCTTGGCGACATCGTGACTCTGGAAGACGGCTCAGAGTGGATCGTGAAGTACAGCCACCGCTATAAGACGCTGGACTGGCTCGCCTCCGACTCGATCCTGGTGCTTCCTAACCATGCCTGGTTCTCCAGCTACTACTTCCGTTTGGTTAACCAAATGACAGGCGCTGACATCGAAGTTAACTTGTTGAAAGGTCCTATCTACAACGGTGTTTACACCCACTGGATCATTGCAATCGACTACCTTAACTGTGAACTTTGCCTTGAAGATGGTTCGATCTGGAGAATCTCTTCCGGTGATTACAGCACCATGAAAAAATGGCTGGTCAACGATACTATCATCTTGGGTATCAATGATTCTTGGCTCTCCAGCAAGCCCAATATCTTACTGAACGTCAACATGCTGAACTATGTCAGCGGTATTTGTGAAAACGGATTCTAA
- a CDS encoding TIGR00730 family Rossman fold protein — protein MFDDEKQRSKRLLAIDSWRVFRIISEFVDGFETMTALGPSVSIFGSARLPPASPYYNMAIDVAEHISRKGFAVITGGGPGLMEAANKGAQAAGGNSCGLSIDLPNEAEPNHFIDRRYQLQFRYFFIRKVMFIRYAQGYVFLPGGFGTLDELFEALTLIQTEKINRFPIYLMGTSYWLGLIDWLKERALRDGCIAPKDLNLFKITNDPEEVAIGIDQHYKTSKGQRNF, from the coding sequence ATGTTCGATGATGAAAAGCAAAGATCTAAACGGCTGCTCGCGATCGATTCGTGGCGCGTATTTCGTATCATTTCCGAATTCGTTGATGGCTTTGAGACGATGACCGCCCTTGGGCCTTCCGTTTCCATATTCGGATCAGCGCGCCTGCCGCCGGCCAGCCCCTACTACAACATGGCCATTGACGTGGCCGAGCATATTTCCAGAAAAGGGTTTGCAGTGATTACCGGCGGCGGCCCCGGTCTCATGGAGGCGGCCAACAAAGGTGCCCAGGCTGCCGGCGGCAACTCCTGCGGCCTAAGTATCGACCTGCCGAATGAAGCCGAGCCCAACCACTTTATCGACAGGCGCTATCAGCTGCAGTTCCGCTATTTTTTCATCCGCAAGGTGATGTTTATCCGCTACGCGCAAGGGTATGTTTTCCTACCCGGGGGGTTTGGCACTCTCGATGAACTCTTTGAAGCGCTAACCTTAATCCAGACGGAGAAGATCAATCGTTTTCCAATCTACCTAATGGGAACTTCCTATTGGCTTGGCCTGATCGACTGGCTAAAAGAGCGTGCCCTACGTGATGGCTGCATCGCTCCTAAAGATCTGAATCTATTCAAAATCACGAACGATCCGGAAGAGGTGGCGATCGGTATCGATCAACACTACAAGACCAGCAAGGGCCAACGTAACTTTTGA
- the queG gene encoding tRNA epoxyqueuosine(34) reductase QueG, protein MDEISFAEIHEAALRSGFHDCGICDPEIPKEDADAYDTWLKDGLNAHLAYMENRIRIDPKSLFADLKSVIMFVTHYKQEKLPFEEGKGLIASYARGRDYHRIHKKQLKEFICWLEKRSGKEGIARGFSDSFPLLEKALAAKAGLGFVGKNTLLIHPKFGTFVLISGILTSLDLPRTASKARMPRCGSCTKCLDACPTSAIIAPYRVDAAKCLSSLLIESKGPLENPEKVRNPGYIFGCDICQDVCPHNVRKPLSLHTEFSQEKGQGAYITRDRLEALLTMPEELYGSPTFGSPLNRRGALGLKANAETLPWALEAAHELK, encoded by the coding sequence ATGGACGAGATCTCTTTCGCGGAAATCCATGAGGCAGCACTCCGATCTGGCTTTCATGATTGCGGCATATGCGATCCGGAGATCCCCAAAGAGGATGCCGATGCTTACGATACATGGCTCAAAGATGGGCTAAACGCTCACCTCGCGTACATGGAAAACCGCATTAGGATTGATCCAAAGTCGCTGTTTGCCGACCTGAAATCGGTCATCATGTTCGTCACCCACTACAAGCAAGAAAAACTGCCGTTTGAAGAGGGCAAAGGGCTCATCGCCAGTTATGCGAGAGGCCGCGATTACCACCGCATCCACAAAAAGCAGCTGAAAGAATTTATCTGCTGGCTTGAGAAAAGGTCGGGGAAGGAGGGCATCGCCCGGGGCTTCAGCGACTCGTTCCCTCTACTGGAAAAGGCCCTTGCTGCCAAAGCAGGCCTTGGTTTCGTAGGCAAAAACACCCTGTTGATCCACCCCAAATTCGGCACCTTCGTTCTTATTTCAGGTATTTTAACATCTCTCGACCTGCCACGCACAGCCTCCAAAGCACGCATGCCCAGATGCGGCAGCTGCACCAAATGCCTCGACGCCTGTCCCACCTCTGCCATCATCGCACCCTACCGCGTAGACGCGGCCAAGTGCCTCTCCTCCCTGCTTATCGAATCGAAAGGCCCTCTGGAAAACCCCGAAAAGGTGCGCAATCCCGGTTATATTTTCGGCTGCGACATCTGTCAGGACGTGTGCCCTCATAATGTAAGGAAGCCCCTCTCCCTCCACACGGAATTTTCCCAGGAGAAAGGACAGGGAGCTTATATCACAAGAGATAGGCTGGAAGCTCTTCTAACGATGCCGGAGGAACTTTATGGCAGTCCCACTTTTGGCAGTCCCCTGAACCGCCGTGGAGCTTTAGGACTAAAGGCCAATGCCGAGACGCTCCCCTGGGCACTAGAGGCAGCCCACGAGCTGAAATAG
- a CDS encoding YitT family protein: MALAHASAKRSIIHELFLLVWMVIGAFLAAFAIEVFLIPNQLIDGGIVGIAMILSGLTAQSYLPYFLVALNLPFLVTAYRSIGKIFLFHFIFAVFSFALSFTLIHNYLTWHFDGESLEVVVIGGAILGIGLGLIIRYGGCLDGTEIMGILLSKKVGVSVGQVVLACNIVIFGAFGLISKDWHPPLLSLITYMVVIKVMDAVIVGLDETKSVMVVSSKSQEVREAIINELGLGVTVMYGRGGFSGAEKEILYVIAERLQLSELKDLIHRNDPAAFIAIENLHEVAYGMENNTARRKAKPSVIKKIGKALIGRKAK; the protein is encoded by the coding sequence ATGGCCTTAGCCCACGCGAGCGCAAAGCGCTCAATCATACACGAACTGTTTCTTCTCGTCTGGATGGTCATCGGTGCTTTCCTGGCCGCCTTTGCCATCGAGGTGTTTTTGATACCCAATCAGCTGATCGACGGCGGAATTGTTGGTATCGCGATGATCTTAAGCGGCCTGACAGCCCAATCTTACTTACCCTATTTTCTGGTTGCTCTCAACCTCCCCTTTCTAGTGACAGCCTACCGCTCGATAGGAAAGATCTTCCTCTTCCACTTCATCTTTGCAGTCTTTTCGTTCGCGCTCTCATTCACCCTCATCCACAATTATTTAACATGGCACTTTGACGGCGAAAGCCTCGAAGTCGTTGTCATCGGAGGAGCCATCCTCGGAATTGGCCTGGGCCTCATTATCCGCTATGGCGGATGCCTCGACGGCACAGAGATCATGGGCATCTTGCTATCCAAAAAAGTGGGCGTCAGCGTCGGGCAGGTTGTTTTAGCCTGCAATATTGTCATCTTTGGTGCTTTCGGCCTGATCAGCAAGGACTGGCACCCTCCGTTACTCTCTCTCATCACATATATGGTCGTGATCAAAGTGATGGACGCCGTCATTGTCGGCCTTGACGAAACTAAATCTGTCATGGTGGTCTCTTCGAAGTCGCAAGAAGTCAGAGAAGCGATCATTAACGAGCTGGGACTCGGAGTTACCGTCATGTACGGCAGAGGCGGATTCTCAGGCGCTGAAAAAGAGATCCTCTATGTCATAGCGGAACGTCTTCAGCTTTCCGAACTGAAAGATCTGATCCACCGCAACGACCCGGCGGCTTTCATCGCAATCGAAAACCTCCACGAGGTAGCCTACGGCATGGAAAACAACACGGCACGTCGAAAAGCCAAACCCAGCGTCATCAAGAAGATTGGTAAAGCGCTGATAGGTCGCAAGGCAAAATAG
- the sthA gene encoding Si-specific NAD(P)(+) transhydrogenase: MEEIKADVVVIGSGPAGQKAAIQAAKLGKSVVVVEKEPTPGGNCLYSGTIPSKTLREAIIDLTRFYERQYRDVRDIKEVTISELNSRLSQVIEEERTMISRQFKKNNIRFLHGTGRFENPHTLLIVDSDYRLSYQIKGESFIIATGSVPRNPTGVPFDDKIILDSTRLLRIERVPKSMLVLGGGIIGSEYASFFAALGTEVTIIDKKDHILPLLDSEIGIHLQTSLTDIGLRFKGRKEPAEIIKEENRAVVKFKDGTSLSADCLLYALGREANVESLHIENCGLTKNDKGYLPVNALFQTPVSHIYAVGDVIGGPSLASTSMEQGRLAARHACGVETHHFPTFYPIGIWTIPEISCCGYTEDQLRELGFQYEVGRAYFYEISRSHIVGGSTGLMKLIFHKETLEILGIHVIGRGAAEVVHIGQVAVSFRAKIDYFIDHIFNYPTYAEAYRIAALNGINKIKHRR, translated from the coding sequence ATGGAAGAGATAAAAGCCGATGTAGTGGTGATTGGATCGGGGCCGGCCGGGCAGAAGGCGGCGATTCAGGCGGCTAAACTGGGAAAATCTGTTGTCGTAGTGGAAAAGGAGCCGACTCCCGGCGGCAATTGCCTCTATTCCGGAACCATCCCCTCGAAGACGCTGCGTGAAGCGATCATCGACCTGACACGCTTCTATGAGAGGCAATACCGCGATGTCCGCGATATAAAAGAGGTCACGATATCCGAGTTAAACAGCCGCTTGAGCCAGGTGATCGAAGAAGAGCGGACGATGATCAGCCGCCAGTTCAAGAAAAATAACATTCGCTTCCTGCATGGCACAGGCCGGTTTGAAAATCCCCATACGCTTCTCATTGTGGACAGCGACTACCGGCTTTCCTATCAGATCAAGGGGGAGTCTTTCATCATCGCGACAGGATCTGTCCCGAGAAACCCCACGGGTGTTCCATTTGACGATAAGATCATTTTGGACTCGACACGTCTTCTCCGGATTGAACGGGTGCCAAAGTCAATGCTGGTTCTCGGGGGTGGTATCATCGGCTCTGAGTACGCCTCCTTTTTCGCAGCCCTTGGCACCGAAGTCACCATCATCGATAAGAAGGATCATATTCTTCCTCTGCTTGACTCTGAAATCGGCATCCACTTGCAGACATCGCTGACCGACATAGGCCTTCGCTTCAAAGGACGGAAAGAACCGGCAGAGATCATCAAAGAGGAAAATAGGGCTGTCGTTAAGTTTAAAGACGGAACAAGCCTATCTGCAGACTGTTTACTCTATGCCCTCGGCCGCGAAGCCAACGTCGAGTCGCTGCATATCGAAAACTGCGGACTGACAAAAAATGACAAGGGCTATTTGCCCGTCAATGCCCTCTTTCAGACGCCGGTGTCTCACATCTATGCGGTTGGAGATGTTATCGGAGGCCCTAGCTTAGCTTCGACCAGTATGGAGCAAGGAAGGCTTGCCGCAAGACACGCTTGCGGCGTTGAGACGCACCACTTCCCAACCTTCTATCCGATCGGTATCTGGACCATTCCGGAGATCTCCTGCTGCGGATATACCGAAGACCAGCTGCGCGAGCTGGGTTTTCAGTATGAAGTGGGCAGAGCCTATTTCTATGAGATCTCAAGAAGCCACATTGTGGGCGGGTCAACTGGCCTGATGAAACTCATATTCCACAAGGAAACGCTCGAAATCCTCGGTATCCACGTGATCGGCAGGGGAGCGGCCGAGGTTGTTCACATCGGCCAGGTCGCCGTGTCGTTCCGCGCTAAAATCGACTACTTTATCGATCACATTTTCAACTATCCAACCTACGCGGAAGCTTATCGTATTGCTGCTTTGAACGGCATCAACAAGATCAAGCACCGTCGCTGA
- a CDS encoding BON domain-containing protein, which translates to MDTTKITGLLAMIFASGFATSAHADYYYQDSRSSCPSCRSNDRCHHSGGYHHGEGQRYHRSDENGGYNRNDTNKTDQNRQSDPANRQQGSFHPTSKNYVASNAHDNSMQLTDAELAKQIHDKLDSGWLSKSYAGVTARVSNGNVVLQGQVGTSVDKSKLEEEIRNMKGVISLNSQVTVGEQNTMEKPAQDQMEQSGQHKMELPGSEFPQDKAATTADRQLNKKIRDNIGKNWLGKNYNEIALNTKNGIVTLQGAIKNPGDQQKLVNEIQQIEGVKSVKSELRVLNNS; encoded by the coding sequence ATGGATACCACGAAAATTACCGGTCTTCTGGCAATGATTTTCGCATCAGGCTTTGCCACGAGCGCTCATGCAGATTACTACTACCAAGATTCCAGATCGTCCTGCCCAAGCTGCCGCTCAAACGACCGATGCCATCATTCAGGCGGTTACCACCATGGTGAGGGCCAAAGATACCATCGAAGCGATGAAAACGGGGGATACAATCGAAACGACACCAATAAAACCGATCAAAACCGCCAAAGTGACCCTGCCAATAGGCAACAAGGCAGTTTTCATCCAACGAGCAAAAACTACGTCGCCAGCAATGCCCATGACAACTCCATGCAATTGACCGATGCAGAACTTGCGAAACAGATTCACGATAAGCTCGATTCAGGCTGGCTCTCAAAATCCTATGCAGGCGTAACCGCCCGTGTAAGCAATGGAAACGTTGTATTGCAAGGCCAGGTTGGCACGTCGGTGGACAAATCAAAATTGGAAGAAGAGATTCGCAACATGAAAGGAGTCATTAGCCTGAACAGTCAAGTCACTGTCGGGGAGCAAAACACCATGGAAAAGCCCGCTCAAGATCAAATGGAACAATCCGGTCAACACAAAATGGAGTTACCAGGTTCAGAATTTCCTCAGGACAAAGCAGCAACTACGGCAGACAGACAGCTGAATAAAAAAATTCGTGACAACATCGGAAAAAACTGGCTTGGAAAAAACTACAATGAGATTGCTCTGAACACTAAAAACGGAATCGTTACCTTGCAAGGAGCGATTAAAAACCCCGGTGACCAGCAAAAGCTGGTAAACGAGATTCAGCAAATCGAAGGGGTCAAATCCGTGAAGAGCGAACTCCGCGTGTTAAATAACAGCTAA
- a CDS encoding ferritin-like domain-containing protein: MEKTFKSLLINELSDLLSAERQIVEAMPEMIRASESPDLKHALESHLVETKTHVERLEKIFDILNVKREEKFCPAMKGLIEECKSVLHDFRSKSSLCDVLIISKAQRITHYGIAAYGTARTFAREMELGKVADLLQASLDEEGNADKKLTKIAEGGLLKSGINQQAKALTAQR, translated from the coding sequence ATGGAAAAAACCTTTAAAAGCTTACTCATCAATGAATTGTCTGATTTATTGAGCGCTGAGCGGCAAATCGTTGAGGCCATGCCCGAAATGATCAGAGCGTCAGAATCCCCGGATTTGAAACATGCTCTTGAATCCCATTTGGTAGAGACAAAAACACACGTTGAGCGTCTCGAAAAAATCTTCGACATTCTGAATGTGAAGAGAGAAGAAAAGTTCTGCCCGGCAATGAAAGGGCTGATTGAAGAGTGCAAAAGCGTGCTTCACGATTTCAGATCGAAATCGTCTCTCTGCGATGTATTAATCATCTCCAAAGCGCAGCGCATCACGCACTACGGAATCGCGGCCTATGGAACCGCTCGCACATTTGCCAGGGAAATGGAGCTTGGCAAGGTAGCCGATCTTCTCCAGGCCTCGCTGGACGAAGAAGGAAATGCAGATAAAAAATTAACCAAAATTGCCGAGGGAGGTCTGCTGAAATCTGGTATCAATCAGCAGGCAAAAGCCCTTACTGCTCAGCGATAA